The nucleotide window ACCGGGCTGAAGTCATGTTGCAACGGCGGGCCGGACCGACCGGCAGGTGACGTAAACGACCGATGCATTCGTGGCGAAGTCCCTGCGGTGGGGGAGCCGTCGCGGGCGGGGGCGATGACGGCGGGCGCTTGGCGGAGAGGGCCCCAACTCGCGCGAACGGCTCGGGGAGGCGCCTTGACGCGCGACTGTCGCTTACGTCGGCAGCCTTGTGAGGCGAGAGCAATAATAGCCGCTGTCACCAGATCGAACGAGACGCGAAGGACCTGCCATCCGTAGCAACACCACCCGCCGCGGAGGTCGACCACAAGGACTGGAGAATATGCGCGAGTGGAAACAGTACGAGGAGGAGGCCGCGAGTTTTTTCCGTAGCTTGGGCATGGAGGCTGACGTCCAGGAAACGATTGCGGGGGCGCGCACCACTCACGACGTTGACGTACTTGTGCGATCGAGTCAGTTTGGGTTCGACATGTTGTGGGTGGTTGAGTGCAAATTATGGCGAACTCCCGTGACCAAGTTGCACGTGCTCGGATTGCGACAAATAGCCGTTGACCTGGGGGCTGATCGTGGCATCCTGCTGTCCGAAAGCGGATTCCAGCGGGGCGCTCTCGAGGCCGCCGAGCTGACCAACATCCAGTTGGCTTCCCTCTCTGACCTCAAGCGCAGCGCAAGTCATCAAGTTGGTCTGGCCGAACTTCGTCGAATGGAGGACCGTGTTGACGACTGCCGCAGGCGCTACTGGGACCTACCCAAAGAGCACCGTATTGCTACGGGCTTGCGGCAAGAGGTGATGATGGTCGGGTACTCCTTGGCCAGCCTCCTCGAGTCAATCGAGGCATCGATGAACGAGGCTTTCCGCGGCCGGCTTCCGATCAAACCTGGGCGCATGGGTATGGGCTACTCTGCCATCCCAGCAGCTACAACCCTCGAACTTGCCAAGATTGTAGGTGAGCTTCTTGATGATGGTGAGCAGCGCCTGACAGTGTCTGAGGCAAAGTTCAGGGAGAATAACGGCGAACGCCAACGGTAATGCTGCGATGCTCGGTGAGCCCCACCGTCTCCGCACTACTGCAGAGCAGATGCTTGTATTCAACAGCCACCTTCGTCCCTGGGACGGGGTCTGACGGAAAGCAGCCTAGACTCGATGCTGTTCTCGTTTGAAGGTCCGAGCGTGGACGACTTACTCAACGACAGCCTCGAGGCGGTCATCGCCGCAGGAGAGGCAACGCGACCTAGCAAAGGGGCGACTCTAGAACTCTATGGTTGCACATTCCGCCTCACTAACCCCAGGGCTCGTCTCAGCCGTTCGTCGGTGCGCGGCCTAGCGTTTAGCCCCTTGGGTGAGCTTGCATGGTACCTATCGGGTTCAAATGATGCCTCCTTCATCACTCATTACATTTCTGACTACAGCAAGTACGCGGAGGCGGATGGCCGAATTCACGGGGGTTACGGCCCTCGTCTGTTCGGATCCGATAGGCAAGCTCAGATACACAACATCGTCAGTGGACTGCGGGCAAATCGAGCATCCCGCAAAGCGGTCGCGCAAGTGTTCGAGAGCGCAGACCTCTCTCAGGGCTACTTGGATGTACCCTGCACATGCACAATTCAGTTTCTCGTGCGCGAAGAGCGATTGCAGATGATCGTATTCATGAGATCGAACGACCTCTTCATGGGCTTTCCGCATGATGTATTTGCGTTCACCATGATCCAAGAAATTGTAGCTAGGTCATTGGGTATCGAAGTTGGAACCTACACGCATATGGTGGGAAGCCTGCATCTCTACGCCAAAGATCTGGGGCGAGCCAAGTTGTTCTTGCAAGAGGGCTTCCATGACACCCTGGGGGTAATGCCGGCGATGCCCGGAGGGGATCCGTGGCCAGCAATCAAAGAATTGTTGTTGGCCGAACGGGCAGCACGGTCAGGCGCCGCCCTGTCGCCGAGCCTAGACGACCTGCCGTATTGGAAGGATCTTGCCCTTCTGCTCCAGGCCTACGCTGTGCGCGATAGTGTGGACGGGCTAGAAGCGCTCCGTGATCAGTTCAGCACCGACGCCTATTGGACGTACCTTCGGGCCAGAATTGATCGGTTAACTGTCCTGAGACAACAACCGTAGTTGGGAAGGTGTAATGAAGCAGGCGGACATGGATGAGGCCACCCGTCTCTTGGCAGCGCTTCAAGGCCATGAAGATCAGTACGGGGCGCTGCCAGGACTAGGTACCGCAGGGTCCCACCAATCGCTCGTCCTTCAGTTGATCGATAGCCAACGACGGAACCGGTACGTCGACCACCTTCGGTCGGTCGAGCTGTCTGACCGGCCGCTGGATCCTTCATCCGGCCTATTTGACCCCGTTAGAGCTGCGATCATCCTTGCTCGGCGTGATGAACTCGACGAAGCGTTCTGGATGATCTTCCTCTATACACACTTTGGCAAGAACCGGCGATCGGGTTTTGGGTACGCGCGAGCCGTCTACGGTGCCCTAGATCAAGGAGAATCTTGGAGTTGGCGGCGGACCACGGCAGACGTGTCAGCGTTTCGTGTGTGGCTACAAGAAAACAAGGACGCCATTCGCGCCAGTAACATGCCTGGCGGATTCGGCAATCACAGGAAGTATGAGAGTCTCGACGGTTGGTCGGACAAGGGTACAGGCGCGGTCTTTGAGTCGTACGTCGACTGGGTCGGACCGGTTGGACATGTCGACAAACTGGCGGATATCGCAAACAAGCATGGTGGAGCCCTGACGTTCGAGGGGCTCTCCGGTTCCCTTCGCGAAGTCAAGCGATTCGGTCGTACTGCTTGCTTCGACTATGTCATGATGGCGAATAA belongs to Modestobacter sp. L9-4 and includes:
- a CDS encoding restriction endonuclease; translation: MREWKQYEEEAASFFRSLGMEADVQETIAGARTTHDVDVLVRSSQFGFDMLWVVECKLWRTPVTKLHVLGLRQIAVDLGADRGILLSESGFQRGALEAAELTNIQLASLSDLKRSASHQVGLAELRRMEDRVDDCRRRYWDLPKEHRIATGLRQEVMMVGYSLASLLESIEASMNEAFRGRLPIKPGRMGMGYSAIPAATTLELAKIVGELLDDGEQRLTVSEAKFRENNGERQR
- a CDS encoding thymidylate synthase — protein: MDDLLNDSLEAVIAAGEATRPSKGATLELYGCTFRLTNPRARLSRSSVRGLAFSPLGELAWYLSGSNDASFITHYISDYSKYAEADGRIHGGYGPRLFGSDRQAQIHNIVSGLRANRASRKAVAQVFESADLSQGYLDVPCTCTIQFLVREERLQMIVFMRSNDLFMGFPHDVFAFTMIQEIVARSLGIEVGTYTHMVGSLHLYAKDLGRAKLFLQEGFHDTLGVMPAMPGGDPWPAIKELLLAERAARSGAALSPSLDDLPYWKDLALLLQAYAVRDSVDGLEALRDQFSTDAYWTYLRARIDRLTVLRQQP